The following are from one region of the Bradyrhizobium sediminis genome:
- a CDS encoding outer membrane protein has translation MTGGLAVGNVQGWDKLTPSEGSGFRTGWTAGAGIEARIAPQWTAKLEYLHVDLGPSVLFDVVPLVPETVSFRADIIRVGLNRSFGDPVVSAPAPMYANAHAKAHAKAPVLAPAYDWSGFCVGGDIGGMAQTGSGTSDFFQNDPDPAFANNVQGQSPSSSSFIGGLLLVSTGNSRGPWWRA, from the coding sequence ATGACGGGTGGCCTCGCGGTCGGCAACGTGCAGGGTTGGGACAAGCTGACGCCGTCGGAAGGAAGCGGGTTCCGCACCGGCTGGACCGCGGGCGCCGGCATCGAGGCGCGGATCGCGCCGCAATGGACGGCGAAGCTCGAATACCTCCACGTCGATCTCGGCCCCAGCGTGCTGTTCGATGTGGTTCCGCTGGTGCCGGAGACCGTCAGCTTCCGCGCCGACATCATTCGGGTCGGCCTCAACCGCAGTTTTGGCGATCCGGTCGTCTCCGCGCCCGCGCCGATGTACGCCAATGCCCACGCGAAGGCCCACGCGAAGGCGCCGGTGCTCGCGCCCGCCTACGACTGGAGCGGCTTCTGCGTCGGCGGCGATATCGGCGGCATGGCGCAAACCGGCTCGGGTACCTCCGACTTCTTCCAGAACGATCCGGACCCGGCCTTCGCCAATAATGTCCAGGGGCAGTCGCCCAGCTCCAGCAGCTTCATCGGCGGCCTGCTGCTGGTTTCAACTGGCAATTCGCGCGGTCCCTGGTGGCGGGCGTAG
- a CDS encoding outer membrane protein: protein MAGVEGDWQWMNAHYLFCRQTDIASAACADNGRGFAYGSSEAKSLATIRGRLGLTFDRLMFYGTGGIAFAEVNSSLGTNCLVNGCADQGGASAALSNYTTKKTGWVAGGGIEWMLDANWVVRGEYLHADLGNVTNLLVLDPVNSCFAGGPCGATFSRDVRYDIVRLGASYKFGGPVIARY, encoded by the coding sequence GTGGCGGGCGTAGAGGGGGACTGGCAATGGATGAACGCGCACTACCTGTTCTGCCGCCAGACCGACATCGCAAGCGCGGCCTGCGCCGATAACGGCCGCGGCTTCGCCTATGGCAGCAGCGAAGCGAAATCGCTGGCGACGATCAGGGGACGCCTGGGCCTTACCTTCGATCGCCTGATGTTCTACGGCACCGGCGGCATTGCGTTTGCCGAGGTCAATTCGTCGCTCGGAACCAATTGTCTGGTTAACGGCTGTGCGGACCAGGGCGGCGCCAGCGCGGCGCTGTCGAATTACACCACCAAGAAGACCGGCTGGGTCGCCGGCGGCGGCATCGAATGGATGCTCGACGCCAACTGGGTGGTGCGCGGCGAGTACCTGCACGCCGACCTCGGCAACGTGACCAACCTCCTGGTCCTCGACCCCGTCAACAGCTGTTTCGCCGGCGGGCCGTGCGGGGCGACATTCTCGCGCGACGTCCGCTACGACATCGTGAGGCTGGGGGCGAGCTACAAGTTCGGCGGACCGGTGATCGCGCGGTACTGA
- a CDS encoding phage portal protein — MEKRSAGSGFTAEIIQAREAYISGRRGIAEMTATAQSCVSLWENGFALADVQGTEMLNRQSLALIGRSLALRGESVFLIQDDFLVPASDWDLRTRYGRPTAYRISIPEAGGGTTQTALAGEVLHLRIGSDPAAPYYGTAPLKRSSLTAGMLNAVESALAEVFENAPLGSLVMPFPESGETDLETLGRGFRGRRGRVLLRESVNVSAAGGPAPASDWKPADMSPNLEKSMTSETLDASRDAILGAFGVLPGLFNSATTGPMVRECQRHLCQWTLQPIAALLAEEATDKLGSTVTIDLLRPLQAYDSGGRARAMLSVVQALAAAKAGEVSKADLDTAFDLVDL; from the coding sequence GTGGAAAAGCGTTCCGCCGGCAGCGGCTTCACCGCCGAGATTATCCAGGCGCGCGAAGCCTACATCTCCGGCCGGCGCGGCATTGCTGAGATGACCGCCACGGCGCAAAGCTGCGTTTCGCTTTGGGAGAACGGTTTCGCCTTGGCCGATGTCCAAGGCACTGAAATGCTCAATCGGCAGTCGCTCGCGTTGATCGGCCGATCATTGGCGCTGCGTGGCGAGTCGGTGTTCCTGATTCAAGACGACTTTCTCGTGCCGGCCAGCGATTGGGATTTGCGGACGCGCTACGGGCGCCCGACTGCATACCGTATCAGCATCCCCGAGGCGGGCGGCGGCACCACGCAAACCGCCCTTGCTGGCGAAGTGCTGCATCTCCGCATCGGATCGGATCCCGCCGCGCCATATTACGGCACAGCGCCGTTGAAGCGTTCCAGCCTCACGGCCGGCATGCTCAATGCGGTGGAAAGCGCACTGGCAGAGGTTTTCGAAAATGCGCCGCTCGGCTCTTTGGTCATGCCGTTCCCGGAGTCTGGCGAGACTGATCTTGAAACTTTGGGGCGTGGCTTCCGTGGCCGTCGCGGTCGCGTTCTGTTGCGCGAGTCGGTGAACGTCAGCGCGGCGGGCGGGCCGGCCCCGGCGTCGGATTGGAAACCGGCCGATATGTCGCCAAATCTGGAAAAAAGCATGACCAGCGAGACGCTGGACGCTTCACGCGATGCCATCCTTGGGGCGTTCGGCGTGCTGCCTGGCCTGTTCAACAGTGCCACGACCGGGCCGATGGTGCGCGAATGCCAGCGCCATCTTTGCCAATGGACATTGCAGCCGATTGCCGCGCTGCTCGCCGAGGAAGCCACCGACAAGCTCGGCTCGACCGTGACGATCGATCTATTGCGGCCGTTGCAGGCTTACGACTCGGGCGGGCGTGCTCGGGCGATGCTGTCAGTTGTTCAAGCGCTCGCCGCTGCGAAGGCTGGCGAAGTTTCCAAGGCCGATCTGGATACGGCGTTCGATCTGGTCGATCTCTAA
- a CDS encoding HK97 family phage prohead protease, which produces MNEFANLIGELEVRASPRGGRKLRGRFPYKKRAVLSDGGRNGGRPQKEEFAPRAFGFRVAAPDKEIHLLVGHDFNRPLASKLTNSLRLTDSDEALTFEADIAPEIAATSYGIDVLAQIDSGLAYGISPGFRLPPPRRVKTPEKFTDEGMDPSRGMFNASIRTIFSALLYELSIVTRPAYKESGISAADAPDKQEPQTDDEKVAAGWTWQNGVLVPPPTSLVTVPTFAPVLKRWRL; this is translated from the coding sequence ATGAACGAGTTCGCCAATCTCATAGGCGAACTGGAAGTGCGCGCCTCCCCTCGTGGGGGGCGCAAGCTCCGTGGTCGCTTTCCGTACAAAAAACGCGCTGTTCTATCGGATGGCGGTCGGAATGGCGGTCGTCCGCAGAAAGAGGAATTTGCGCCAAGGGCTTTTGGCTTCCGGGTCGCTGCGCCCGACAAAGAAATCCATCTTTTGGTTGGGCATGACTTCAATCGGCCCTTGGCCAGCAAGCTGACAAATTCGCTACGCCTTACCGATAGCGACGAGGCGCTGACGTTTGAGGCGGACATTGCGCCTGAGATCGCGGCGACCAGTTACGGCATTGACGTGCTCGCTCAAATCGATTCCGGCCTTGCCTACGGCATAAGTCCCGGCTTTCGATTGCCACCGCCGCGCAGAGTCAAAACGCCGGAGAAATTCACCGACGAAGGCATGGACCCGAGCCGGGGCATGTTCAATGCGTCGATCCGCACAATCTTTTCCGCGCTGCTCTACGAACTTTCGATCGTGACGCGGCCTGCTTACAAAGAGAGTGGCATTTCCGCCGCCGATGCGCCCGATAAGCAAGAGCCGCAAACCGACGACGAAAAGGTCGCGGCGGGATGGACTTGGCAAAATGGCGTGCTCGTTCCGCCACCGACGTCATTGGTCACCGTGCCGACCTTCGCCCCCGTACTCAAGCGTTGGAGGCTTTAA
- a CDS encoding phage major capsid protein, with protein MLHSVKISRRQSEIRKDLAALVGKDKPSEDETRSMESLDSEYQANETKFRAALIVEDSERREAKDDLETRSDRDYGALIDKFELRQVALMLDEGRQIDGATAEVVQELRSQGGYRGVPVPWQALEKRSGETVASGTPAPKTTGPIIDRIFADSAAVQMGAQMVNIDQGTNEYPITSSSVAAAWQTSETGSVGGPTAYSTAERSLAPNNTLGITMKITRKTLKQSGDGLEQAVRRDMNGCMAVALDKAVFLGAGASGEPAGILVGSYGITSTAVSAAASWAAFRAAIKRFIVANAANGPSAVKLLIRPEVWDAMDDDLITNTAVSEWDRLIKNIGAGNVVMSSNALAAPVGSPLATKALLTTTANGVSPIFVGTWGAIDLIRDPFSDAASGGLRLTALATLDVTASRAEQLQILTGIQ; from the coding sequence ATGTTGCACTCTGTAAAGATTAGCCGTCGTCAGTCCGAGATTCGGAAAGACCTCGCGGCGCTCGTTGGCAAAGACAAGCCGAGCGAGGATGAAACCCGTTCGATGGAGTCGCTCGACTCCGAGTATCAGGCGAACGAAACCAAGTTTCGCGCTGCGCTGATCGTGGAAGATTCCGAGCGTCGCGAAGCTAAGGACGATCTGGAAACCCGATCTGACAGGGACTATGGCGCCCTGATCGACAAATTCGAACTGCGTCAGGTCGCGTTGATGCTGGACGAAGGGCGGCAGATTGACGGCGCGACCGCCGAAGTGGTGCAGGAACTTCGCTCGCAGGGCGGCTATCGCGGCGTTCCCGTTCCGTGGCAGGCGCTCGAAAAGCGGTCGGGCGAAACCGTTGCCAGCGGCACGCCGGCGCCGAAAACGACCGGCCCGATCATCGATCGCATTTTCGCCGACTCCGCTGCGGTGCAGATGGGCGCGCAAATGGTCAACATCGACCAGGGCACGAACGAATATCCGATCACGTCGAGCAGCGTTGCTGCCGCTTGGCAGACTTCGGAAACCGGCTCCGTAGGCGGCCCGACCGCGTACAGCACGGCAGAGCGCTCGCTTGCGCCGAACAATACGCTCGGCATCACCATGAAGATCACCCGCAAGACCCTGAAACAGTCGGGCGATGGTCTTGAGCAGGCGGTGCGGCGTGACATGAACGGCTGCATGGCCGTTGCCCTGGACAAGGCCGTGTTCCTTGGCGCTGGCGCGTCGGGTGAACCGGCCGGCATTCTGGTCGGCAGCTACGGCATCACGAGCACGGCGGTTTCGGCGGCTGCGTCGTGGGCTGCGTTCCGCGCGGCAATCAAGCGGTTCATCGTGGCGAACGCCGCGAACGGCCCGTCTGCCGTCAAGCTGCTGATCCGTCCGGAAGTGTGGGACGCGATGGACGATGACCTGATCACCAACACCGCGGTTTCGGAGTGGGATCGTTTGATCAAAAACATCGGCGCCGGCAACGTGGTCATGTCGTCCAATGCGCTCGCTGCGCCGGTCGGCTCGCCGCTCGCCACCAAGGCATTGCTGACCACGACCGCGAACGGCGTTTCGCCGATCTTCGTTGGAACGTGGGGTGCAATCGACCTGATCCGCGATCCGTTCTCCGACGCCGCATCGGGCGGGCTTCGCTTGACGGCGTTGGCCACGCTCGACGTGACTGCATCGCGCGCCGAACAGCTCCAAATCTTGACCGGCATCCAGTAA
- a CDS encoding HNH endonuclease, translated as MGLKRGEYDSHSAAVIRSARWKVVRLAAKRRDGFKCVKCSASGMLEVDHIKRVKDAPDLAFELSNLQTLCKPCHSAKTKIECGFGNEISPARAAWRDLVAMLAKPQPKESLCCTL; from the coding sequence ATGGGTTTGAAGCGCGGTGAATACGACTCGCACAGCGCAGCCGTGATCCGCTCTGCGAGGTGGAAAGTTGTTCGGCTCGCTGCAAAGCGCCGTGATGGATTCAAGTGCGTCAAATGCAGCGCCAGCGGCATGCTGGAAGTCGATCACATAAAGCGCGTCAAGGATGCGCCCGATCTGGCGTTTGAGTTGAGCAATTTGCAGACGCTCTGCAAGCCCTGCCACTCCGCCAAAACGAAAATCGAATGCGGTTTCGGAAACGAAATCTCTCCCGCTCGCGCCGCATGGCGTGATCTCGTCGCCATGCTGGCGAAACCACAACCAAAGGAGTCTCTATGTTGCACTCTGTAA
- a CDS encoding terminase large subunit domain-containing protein, producing the protein MNAKKAIKFLQGLKVPEGPAAGKSLKLAPFQKQFVTGALAPGISVAALSIGRGNAKTALSAGLALGELLGEIGDTQPNREIPVGARTRDQARLVWNFVAGYARYLPDDVQKRLTFRRAPRLEIEYADANGTHLLRCLAADGKSALGGAPTLTILDERGHWAAGKGDELEHALLSGGGKRGGRALIISTSAPDDAHPFSKWLDEEQPGVYRQEHRPAPGLPADDLASLLIANPGAACGIGSNIEWLQSQARRAIARGGSSLTTFRLYNRNERVSGETRDVLLTTDEWLKCEVDDLPPRSGAVVIGVDLGGSASMTAAAFFWPETGRLECLGWFPSAPNLADRGAADGVGPRYSEMSSRGELSTLGNATVPVAPWLSEVMRHVEGQPVAALTMDRYKQAELGQAIDAAGIRCPLVWRGFGFRDGNEDCDRFRRACFDGLVKASPSLLLRSAFADAVCLRDPANNIKLAKARSLGRIDAASASVLAVAQGARMLAAPVKKARMATWV; encoded by the coding sequence TTGAACGCCAAAAAGGCAATCAAATTCCTCCAAGGACTCAAAGTGCCAGAAGGTCCGGCGGCTGGAAAGTCGCTGAAACTGGCGCCGTTCCAAAAGCAATTCGTTACCGGCGCGCTTGCTCCGGGCATTTCGGTTGCCGCCCTGTCGATTGGCCGCGGCAATGCAAAGACGGCATTGAGCGCGGGCCTTGCCCTTGGCGAATTGCTCGGCGAGATCGGCGACACGCAGCCGAATAGAGAGATTCCGGTCGGCGCCAGAACGCGAGATCAGGCCCGACTCGTCTGGAATTTCGTGGCCGGCTACGCGCGTTACCTGCCCGACGACGTGCAGAAGCGGCTTACGTTCCGCCGCGCGCCACGGCTAGAGATCGAGTATGCGGACGCGAACGGCACGCACCTGCTGCGCTGCCTCGCGGCCGATGGAAAATCCGCCCTTGGCGGCGCGCCGACGCTGACCATCCTGGACGAACGTGGCCATTGGGCTGCTGGCAAAGGCGACGAACTGGAACATGCGCTGCTGTCCGGTGGCGGCAAGCGCGGCGGTCGCGCATTGATTATCTCGACCAGCGCGCCCGACGACGCGCATCCTTTCAGCAAGTGGCTGGACGAGGAACAGCCCGGCGTCTATCGCCAAGAGCACCGACCCGCGCCCGGCTTGCCGGCCGACGATCTGGCGAGTCTGCTGATCGCCAATCCCGGCGCTGCGTGTGGCATCGGTTCAAACATTGAATGGTTGCAGTCGCAGGCACGCCGCGCCATCGCGCGCGGTGGATCGAGCCTGACGACGTTCCGCCTGTACAATCGCAACGAACGGGTTTCCGGCGAGACTCGCGACGTTCTGCTGACAACCGACGAATGGCTAAAGTGCGAGGTGGACGATTTACCGCCGCGCTCTGGTGCCGTGGTCATCGGCGTTGACCTTGGCGGCTCCGCTTCGATGACGGCCGCGGCATTCTTCTGGCCTGAAACCGGCAGGCTGGAATGTCTCGGCTGGTTTCCCTCCGCGCCCAATCTCGCCGATCGCGGCGCGGCTGATGGTGTTGGCCCGCGCTACAGCGAGATGTCGAGCCGTGGCGAACTGTCCACCTTGGGAAATGCGACCGTTCCGGTTGCGCCTTGGCTGTCGGAAGTCATGCGCCACGTAGAAGGCCAGCCCGTCGCGGCTTTGACCATGGATCGGTACAAGCAAGCCGAACTTGGCCAGGCCATTGACGCGGCCGGCATTCGCTGCCCGCTCGTGTGGCGCGGGTTCGGTTTCCGCGATGGCAACGAAGATTGCGACCGTTTCCGCCGTGCATGCTTCGACGGATTGGTGAAGGCATCGCCGTCGCTGCTGTTGCGATCTGCATTCGCCGACGCGGTGTGCCTTCGTGATCCCGCGAACAATATCAAATTGGCCAAAGCCCGGTCGCTCGGTCGTATCGATGCTGCATCCGCCAGCGTGCTCGCCGTCGCACAAGGCGCGCGCATGCTCGCCGCTCCGGTCAAAAAAGCTCGGATGGCGACATGGGTTTGA